A window of the Amycolatopsis solani genome harbors these coding sequences:
- a CDS encoding SpoIIE family protein phosphatase, with the protein MVSRPAPASAALPSIAGEDGPPGFDAFGRAVLEDVRDAVFLQDTDGALRWANPAARTLTGGAEAKLHALTETSGHVEFSGHRRPARIRALPGGWHAWTVPAEEVPQRHVGDFLAETGPLLAGARGRHGTARVIAELAASALAETVFVLLPTTRGRWEWWSSERPSAQGHGRIRRVPANVAPVLAATFGATGHPQIAPVPAPEVATLPSVVADRFAGHAEVSVVSLGPSVGAGVTGALLLGRRADPEFGAEQTRAVVEFAKAAGTALANAQRYARQEEATRGLETTLRPIDPPELAGTRFETWYEPAGGVLAVGGDFYDVLPHGDGSAFLVLGDVCGKGPEAAALTGRVRHALTALAMVERDGRTLLRLLNELLIAGGSSRFATLVLGTATPSDGGIDLTLASGGHPAPLIVRRSGVVEEVTVPGTLVGISPQARFAEAGVRLERGDMCLLYTDGITEARNRHDQTELFGDDRLRAVLTAAAGEPAREVVRRLRQAVRDWLGSSAHDDIAVLAVECPD; encoded by the coding sequence ATGGTGTCACGTCCGGCCCCGGCGTCGGCGGCCCTGCCGTCGATCGCCGGTGAGGACGGGCCGCCGGGCTTCGACGCCTTCGGGCGGGCCGTCCTCGAAGACGTGCGCGACGCGGTGTTCCTCCAGGACACCGACGGCGCGTTGCGCTGGGCGAACCCGGCGGCGCGCACGCTGACCGGCGGCGCCGAGGCGAAGCTGCACGCGCTCACCGAAACCTCGGGTCACGTCGAGTTCTCCGGCCACCGCCGTCCGGCCCGGATCCGCGCCCTCCCCGGCGGCTGGCACGCCTGGACGGTGCCCGCCGAGGAGGTCCCGCAGCGGCACGTCGGCGACTTCCTGGCCGAGACCGGGCCCTTGCTGGCGGGCGCCCGCGGGCGGCACGGCACCGCGCGGGTGATCGCCGAGCTGGCCGCGTCCGCGCTGGCCGAGACCGTCTTCGTGCTGCTCCCGACCACCCGTGGCCGGTGGGAGTGGTGGAGCAGCGAGCGCCCGTCTGCCCAGGGGCACGGCCGGATCCGGCGGGTCCCGGCGAACGTCGCGCCGGTGCTGGCGGCGACGTTCGGCGCCACCGGCCACCCGCAGATCGCGCCCGTGCCCGCGCCGGAGGTGGCGACGCTCCCGTCGGTCGTCGCCGACCGGTTCGCCGGGCACGCCGAGGTCTCGGTCGTCTCGCTCGGGCCGAGCGTGGGCGCCGGCGTCACCGGTGCCCTGCTGCTGGGCCGGCGCGCCGACCCCGAGTTCGGCGCCGAGCAGACGCGGGCGGTGGTCGAGTTCGCGAAGGCGGCCGGGACGGCGCTGGCCAACGCCCAGCGCTACGCCCGCCAGGAGGAGGCCACCCGCGGCCTGGAGACGACGCTGCGCCCGATCGACCCGCCCGAGCTCGCCGGCACCCGGTTCGAGACCTGGTACGAGCCGGCGGGCGGGGTGCTCGCGGTCGGCGGCGACTTCTACGACGTCCTCCCGCACGGCGACGGCAGCGCGTTCCTGGTGCTCGGCGACGTCTGCGGCAAGGGCCCGGAGGCCGCGGCGCTGACCGGGCGGGTCCGGCACGCGCTGACCGCGCTGGCCATGGTCGAACGCGACGGCCGCACGCTGCTGCGGCTGCTCAACGAGCTGCTCATCGCCGGCGGCAGCAGCCGCTTCGCGACCCTCGTGCTCGGCACGGCCACGCCGTCGGACGGCGGCATCGACCTGACGCTGGCCTCCGGCGGGCACCCGGCGCCGCTGATCGTGCGCCGGTCGGGTGTGGTCGAGGAGGTCACCGTCCCGGGCACACTGGTCGGCATCTCGCCGCAGGCCCGGTTCGCCGAGGCGGGCGTGCGGCTGGAGCGCGGCGACATGTGCCTGCTCTACACCGACGGCATCACCGAGGCCCGCAACCGCCACGACCAGACGGAGCTCTTCGGCGACGACCGCCTGCGCGCGGTGCTCACGGCCGCGGCGGGCGAGCCGGCCCGCGAGGTCGTGCGGCGGCTGCGACAGGCCGTCCGGGATTGGCTCGGGAGTTCGGCGCACGACGACATCGCGGTGCTGGCCGTGGAGTGCCCGGACTGA
- a CDS encoding type 1 glutamine amidotransferase domain-containing protein → MANALQGRRVAILAADGVEQVELEQPRQAVLDEGATVELVSLDTGEIQAMNGDIDKGDRFPVDRKVADVQVGDFDALLLPGGTMNPDNLRVDPDAVRFAGEFVRSGKPVGVICHGPWTLVEADVVRDRTLTSYPSVRTDLRNAGATVVDQEVVVDNGLVSSRNPDDLPAFCREVVRAFAG, encoded by the coding sequence ATGGCGAACGCACTGCAGGGCCGCCGCGTCGCGATCCTGGCGGCGGACGGCGTCGAACAGGTCGAACTCGAGCAGCCCCGCCAGGCCGTCCTCGACGAGGGCGCGACGGTCGAACTCGTGTCCCTCGACACCGGCGAGATCCAGGCGATGAACGGCGACATCGACAAGGGCGACCGCTTCCCGGTCGACCGCAAGGTGGCCGACGTCCAGGTCGGCGACTTCGACGCGCTGCTGCTGCCCGGCGGCACGATGAACCCCGACAACCTGCGCGTCGACCCGGACGCGGTCCGCTTCGCGGGCGAGTTCGTCCGGTCGGGCAAGCCGGTCGGGGTGATCTGCCACGGTCCGTGGACGCTCGTCGAAGCGGATGTCGTACGCGACCGCACGCTGACGTCGTACCCCAGCGTCCGCACCGACCTGCGCAACGCCGGCGCCACCGTGGTCGACCAGGAGGTGGTGGTCGACAACGGCCTGGTTTCCAGCCGGAACCCCGACGACCTGCCGGCGTTCTGCCGCGAGGTCGTGCGCGCGTTCGCCGGCTGA
- a CDS encoding helix-turn-helix domain-containing protein: MAQDVFSVEQVAARLGLHVRTVRNYVRDGRLKAVRIGKQYRITAEDLEAFTGLPVAERAARTAELSGVVELGGVDRAGADRISTMVVASVNGPRDGGERPLRVETIYDKERATMKIIVLGDLAAGADLLRWVASIAENLT; encoded by the coding sequence ATGGCGCAGGACGTTTTCTCCGTCGAACAGGTCGCCGCGAGGCTCGGCCTGCACGTCCGGACGGTCCGGAACTACGTGCGGGACGGGCGGCTGAAAGCGGTCCGGATCGGCAAGCAGTACCGGATCACCGCCGAGGACCTCGAGGCCTTCACCGGGCTGCCGGTCGCCGAGCGGGCGGCGCGGACGGCCGAGCTGTCGGGGGTCGTCGAGCTCGGCGGCGTCGACCGGGCCGGGGCCGATCGGATCTCGACCATGGTCGTGGCCTCGGTCAACGGTCCGCGGGACGGGGGTGAGCGGCCGCTGCGCGTGGAGACCATCTACGACAAGGAGCGCGCCACCATGAAGATCATCGTGCTCGGCGACCTCGCCGCCGGCGCCGACCTGCTGCGGTGGGTGGCCTCGATCGCCGAAAACCTGACGTGA
- a CDS encoding alpha/beta fold hydrolase: MPLVFLHGNPTSSRLWRDVMPSLPGRRLAPDLIGMGDSPRPDIAYTFDDHARYLDEWFDELALDDVVLIGHDWGGALAADWASRHPSRVRALAFTEAVLKPMSWEEFPPAGAELFRALKTTGGSLIEDFVPPEYAFQDRRPVLQWARSMPLGGEPAAVVSRIEAFGRWLASSPVPKLLVTFEPGYGTMLTPSMIDWFASRFASLEVVRRPEKAGHHTPEDQPEALASTLERWLADTLGVTHR, from the coding sequence GTGCCGTTGGTGTTCCTGCACGGCAACCCGACGTCGTCCCGCTTGTGGCGCGACGTGATGCCGTCGCTGCCCGGCCGCCGGCTGGCCCCGGACCTGATCGGCATGGGCGACTCGCCCCGGCCGGACATCGCGTACACGTTCGACGACCACGCGCGTTACCTGGACGAGTGGTTCGACGAGCTCGCCCTGGACGACGTCGTGCTGATCGGCCACGACTGGGGCGGCGCGCTGGCGGCGGACTGGGCGTCCCGGCACCCGTCGCGGGTCCGGGCGCTGGCGTTCACGGAAGCGGTGCTGAAGCCGATGTCGTGGGAGGAGTTCCCGCCGGCGGGCGCCGAGCTGTTCCGGGCGCTCAAGACCACGGGCGGGTCGCTGATCGAGGACTTCGTGCCACCGGAGTACGCGTTCCAGGACCGCCGCCCGGTGCTGCAGTGGGCGCGGTCGATGCCACTGGGCGGCGAGCCGGCCGCGGTGGTGTCCCGGATCGAGGCGTTCGGCCGCTGGCTGGCTTCTTCGCCGGTGCCCAAGCTGCTGGTGACGTTCGAACCGGGCTACGGCACGATGCTGACGCCGTCGATGATCGACTGGTTCGCTTCGCGGTTCGCGTCGCTGGAAGTGGTGCGCCGCCCGGAAAAGGCGGGCCACCACACGCCGGAGGACCAACCGGAAGCGCTGGCGTCGACGTTGGAGAGGTGGTTGGCGGACACACTGGGTGTCACGCATCGTTGA
- a CDS encoding HAMP domain-containing protein: MTTESQSEAAALERLLVAVRDLGDGNFRRRLVPHGDGISAQLAVAFNDIAERNQRLVSELLRTRTAVGQEGRLLERVEAEVGPGGWSTAVDAVNGLIDDLTRPAIELERVLGGVADGDLSQPMTLTLDGRPLQGAYATLAKTVNGLIAQLSRFAAEVTRLSREIAGEGRLGGQAVVPGVSGTWRDLTDSVNFMADNLTEQVRNIAQVTTAVARGDLTQKINVDARGEILELKNTINTMVDQLSSFADEVTRVSREVGSDGKLGGQAQVAGVAGTWRDLTDSVNQMADNLTDQVRGISQVATAVANGDLTKKIDVDARGEILQLKNTLNTMVDQLSAFAGEVTRVAREVGSEGKLGGQAEVAGAAGTWRSLTDSVNQMADNLTDQVRNISHVTTAVAKGDLTQKITVDARGEILELKTTMNTMVDQLSAFADEVTRVAREVGTEGQLGGQAQVPGVAGTWRDLTGSVNFMANNLTTQVRNIAQVATAVARGDLTQKIAVDARGEILELKTTLNTMVDQLSAFADEVTRVAREVGTEGKLGGQAAVPGVAGTWKNLTDNVNFMANNLTEQVRNIATVTSAVAKGDLTQKITVDARGEILELKTTLNTMVDQLSAFADEVTRVAREVGTEGILGGQAAVRGVAGTWKDLTDNVNVMATNLTDQVRSIATVATGVANGDLSKKISIVAQGEVAALAETLNGMVETLRAFADEVTRVSREVGTEGILGGQARVPGVAGTWKDLTENVNFMAHNLTSQVRNISQVTTAVAKGDLTKKIDVDARGEILELKTTMNTMVDQLSAFASEVTRVAREVGTEGKLGGQAEVDGVSGTWQRLTESVNQLAGNLTTQVRAIAQVATAVTAGDLTRHITVDASGEVADLKDNINQMIANLKETTRTNTEQDWLKTNLAQLSGRMQGHRDLASVAALILSELAPLVRAQQGAFFLARDDDRDGTVLECIAAYGLAQSRAGLRFGIGESLIGQAAVDQRTILVHNAPPEYALISSGLGSAAPVNLIVLPVLFQGEVLGVLELASVNEFSTVHQDLLEQLRHTIGVNVNTILSNSRTEALLTESQRLAQELRARSEQLQAQQGELRRSNTELAEKAALLAQQNRDIEVKNSEIEQARQELEERAGQLTVASQYKTEFMANMSHELRTPLNSALILAKLLSENPEGNLTEKQIQFAKTIYAAGSDLQQLINDILDLAKVEAGRLDMQMSDITLPELVDYVESLCRPLTADKGLEFAVHIDPPVPGSVHTDEHRLQQILRNLLSNAAKFTDEGGVRLHIRAADPAEVEQEALRNAPGIIAFAVEDTGIGIPEEKLAVIFEAFRQADGTTSRKYGGTGLGLNISQQLTELLGGELRVVSEPNVGSTFTLYLPVAAANLVDPAVTALSSPRLPPVPSTVLVAAPDVTPKRFHGEKVLIVDDDLRNVFALAAVLEQAGLEVIYAETGVDGIRALERNEDTALVLMDVMMPELDGNATIAAIRAEAANADLPVIAVTAKATPEDRARTLASGADEYITKPVDTDKLLDVIAASLEADAASARDAASYESGAGDGNRTRVASLED, from the coding sequence ATGACAACGGAATCCCAGAGCGAAGCGGCCGCGCTGGAACGGCTGCTCGTGGCGGTCCGGGATCTCGGCGACGGCAACTTCCGACGGCGGCTCGTGCCGCACGGCGACGGCATCTCGGCGCAGCTCGCGGTGGCCTTCAACGACATCGCCGAGCGCAACCAGCGGCTGGTCAGCGAGCTGCTGCGGACGCGCACCGCGGTCGGCCAGGAGGGCAGGCTGCTGGAGCGGGTCGAGGCCGAGGTCGGCCCGGGCGGCTGGAGCACGGCGGTCGACGCCGTCAACGGCCTGATCGACGACCTGACCCGGCCGGCGATCGAACTCGAGCGCGTGCTCGGCGGCGTCGCCGACGGCGACCTGTCCCAGCCGATGACCCTCACCCTCGACGGCCGCCCGCTGCAGGGCGCGTACGCCACGCTGGCCAAGACGGTCAACGGCCTCATCGCGCAGCTGTCCCGTTTCGCCGCCGAAGTGACGAGGCTCTCCCGCGAGATCGCGGGTGAGGGACGTCTCGGCGGCCAGGCGGTCGTCCCGGGCGTGTCCGGCACCTGGCGCGACCTGACCGACTCGGTCAACTTCATGGCCGACAACCTCACCGAGCAGGTCCGCAACATCGCGCAGGTCACCACCGCCGTCGCGCGCGGCGACCTGACCCAGAAGATCAACGTCGACGCCCGCGGCGAGATCCTCGAGCTCAAGAACACCATCAACACCATGGTCGACCAGCTCTCGTCGTTCGCCGACGAGGTCACCCGCGTCTCCCGCGAGGTCGGCTCCGACGGCAAGCTCGGCGGCCAGGCCCAGGTCGCGGGCGTGGCCGGGACGTGGCGCGACCTCACCGACTCGGTCAACCAGATGGCCGACAACCTCACCGACCAGGTCCGCGGGATCTCGCAGGTAGCGACCGCGGTGGCCAACGGCGACCTGACGAAGAAGATCGACGTCGACGCCCGCGGCGAGATCCTGCAGCTGAAGAACACGCTGAACACGATGGTGGACCAGCTCTCGGCCTTCGCCGGCGAAGTCACCCGGGTCGCCCGCGAGGTCGGCTCCGAGGGCAAGCTGGGCGGCCAGGCCGAGGTGGCGGGCGCGGCCGGGACGTGGCGCAGCCTCACCGACTCGGTCAACCAGATGGCCGACAACCTCACCGACCAGGTCCGCAACATCTCGCACGTGACCACGGCCGTGGCGAAGGGCGACCTGACCCAGAAGATCACCGTCGACGCGCGCGGCGAGATCCTCGAACTCAAGACGACGATGAACACGATGGTCGACCAGCTGTCCGCGTTCGCGGACGAGGTCACCCGCGTCGCCCGCGAAGTCGGCACCGAGGGCCAGCTGGGTGGGCAGGCGCAGGTCCCCGGCGTCGCCGGCACCTGGCGCGACCTCACCGGCTCGGTGAACTTCATGGCGAACAACCTGACCACCCAGGTCCGCAACATCGCCCAGGTCGCCACCGCCGTCGCGCGCGGTGACCTGACCCAGAAGATCGCGGTCGACGCCCGGGGCGAGATCCTCGAACTCAAGACGACGCTCAACACGATGGTCGACCAGCTGTCCGCGTTCGCGGACGAGGTCACCCGCGTCGCCCGCGAAGTCGGCACCGAAGGCAAGCTCGGCGGCCAGGCCGCCGTGCCCGGGGTCGCCGGGACCTGGAAGAACCTCACCGACAACGTCAACTTCATGGCGAACAACCTGACCGAGCAGGTCCGGAACATCGCCACGGTGACGTCGGCGGTCGCGAAGGGCGACCTGACGCAGAAGATCACCGTCGACGCCCGCGGCGAGATCCTCGAACTCAAGACGACGCTGAACACGATGGTCGACCAGCTGTCCGCGTTCGCGGACGAGGTCACCCGCGTCGCCCGCGAAGTCGGCACCGAAGGCATTCTCGGCGGCCAGGCCGCCGTCCGCGGCGTCGCCGGAACCTGGAAGGACCTGACCGACAACGTCAACGTCATGGCGACCAACCTGACCGACCAGGTGCGCAGCATCGCCACGGTCGCGACCGGCGTGGCCAACGGCGACCTGTCGAAGAAGATCTCGATCGTCGCCCAGGGCGAGGTCGCGGCGCTGGCCGAGACGCTGAACGGCATGGTCGAGACGCTGCGCGCGTTCGCCGACGAGGTCACCCGCGTCTCGCGCGAAGTCGGCACCGAAGGCATCCTCGGCGGTCAGGCGCGGGTCCCCGGCGTGGCCGGGACCTGGAAGGACCTGACCGAGAACGTCAACTTCATGGCGCACAACCTGACCAGCCAGGTGCGCAACATCTCGCAGGTGACCACCGCGGTCGCGAAGGGCGACCTGACGAAGAAGATCGACGTCGACGCGCGCGGCGAGATCCTCGAGCTCAAGACCACGATGAACACGATGGTCGACCAGCTCTCGGCGTTCGCCTCGGAGGTCACGCGCGTGGCGCGCGAGGTCGGCACCGAGGGCAAGCTGGGCGGCCAGGCCGAGGTCGACGGCGTGTCGGGCACTTGGCAGCGGCTCACCGAGAGCGTGAACCAGCTGGCCGGGAACCTGACCACGCAGGTCCGCGCGATCGCGCAGGTCGCGACGGCGGTGACGGCGGGCGACCTGACCCGGCACATCACGGTCGACGCGTCCGGCGAGGTCGCGGACCTCAAGGACAACATCAACCAGATGATCGCGAACCTCAAGGAGACGACGAGGACCAACACCGAGCAGGACTGGCTGAAGACGAACCTCGCGCAGCTGTCGGGGCGGATGCAGGGGCACCGCGACCTGGCGTCGGTCGCGGCGCTGATCCTATCCGAGCTGGCCCCGCTGGTCCGGGCCCAGCAGGGCGCGTTCTTCCTGGCCCGCGACGACGACCGCGACGGCACGGTGCTGGAGTGCATCGCCGCCTACGGGCTCGCGCAGTCCCGCGCCGGCCTGCGGTTCGGCATCGGCGAGTCGCTGATCGGCCAGGCCGCGGTCGACCAGCGCACGATCCTGGTCCACAACGCCCCGCCGGAGTACGCGCTGATCTCGTCCGGCCTCGGATCGGCGGCGCCGGTGAACCTGATCGTGCTGCCGGTGCTGTTCCAGGGCGAGGTCCTCGGTGTGCTGGAGCTGGCCTCGGTCAACGAGTTCAGCACGGTCCACCAGGACCTGCTGGAGCAGCTGCGGCACACCATCGGCGTCAACGTGAACACGATCCTGTCGAACTCGCGCACGGAGGCGCTGCTGACGGAGTCGCAGCGCCTGGCGCAGGAGCTGCGGGCCCGGTCCGAGCAGCTGCAGGCCCAGCAGGGCGAGCTGCGGCGGTCCAATACGGAGCTGGCCGAGAAGGCCGCGCTGCTGGCCCAGCAGAACCGCGACATCGAGGTCAAGAACAGCGAGATCGAGCAGGCCCGCCAGGAGCTGGAGGAGCGGGCCGGGCAGCTGACGGTGGCGTCGCAGTACAAGACCGAGTTCATGGCGAACATGTCCCACGAGCTGCGGACGCCGCTGAACAGCGCGTTGATCCTGGCGAAGCTGCTGTCGGAGAACCCCGAAGGGAACCTGACGGAGAAGCAGATCCAGTTCGCGAAGACGATCTACGCGGCGGGCTCGGACCTGCAGCAGCTGATCAACGACATACTGGACCTGGCCAAGGTCGAGGCGGGCCGGCTGGACATGCAGATGTCCGACATCACGCTGCCGGAGCTGGTGGACTACGTCGAGTCCCTGTGCCGTCCGCTGACCGCGGACAAGGGCCTGGAGTTCGCCGTGCACATCGACCCGCCGGTGCCGGGCAGCGTCCACACGGACGAGCACCGCCTCCAGCAGATCCTCCGGAACCTGCTGTCGAACGCGGCGAAGTTCACCGACGAGGGCGGCGTCCGCCTCCACATCCGCGCGGCCGACCCGGCGGAGGTCGAGCAGGAGGCGCTGCGGAACGCGCCGGGCATCATCGCGTTCGCGGTGGAGGACACCGGGATAGGGATCCCGGAGGAGAAGCTGGCGGTCATCTTCGAGGCGTTCCGCCAGGCGGACGGCACGACGAGCCGCAAGTACGGCGGAACGGGCCTCGGCCTGAACATCAGCCAGCAGCTGACGGAGCTGCTGGGGGGCGAGCTGCGTGTGGTCAGCGAGCCGAACGTCGGTTCGACGTTCACGCTCTACCTCCCGGTGGCGGCGGCCAACCTGGTCGACCCGGCGGTGACGGCGCTGTCCTCGCCGCGCCTGCCCCCGGTCCCGAGCACGGTCCTGGTGGCGGCCCCCGACGTCACGCCCAAGCGCTTCCACGGCGAGAAGGTCCTGATCGTCGACGACGACCTGCGCAACGTGTTCGCGCTGGCCGCGGTCCTGGAACAGGCCGGCCTGGAAGTCATCTACGCGGAGACGGGCGTGGACGGCATCCGGGCCCTGGAGCGCAACGAGGACACGGCGCTGGTCCTGATGGACGTCATGATGCCGGAACTGGACGGCAACGCGACGATCGCGGCCATCCGCGCCGAGGCGGCGAACGCGGACCTGCCGGTGATCGCGGTGACGGCGAAGGCCACACCCGAGGACCGGGCCCGGACCCTGGCCAGCGGGGCCGACGAGTACATCACGAAGCCCGTGGACACGGACAAGCTGCTGGACGTGATCGCCGCTTCGCTGGAGGCAGACGCCGCGTCAGCTCGCGACGCCGCCTCTTACGAGAGTGGAGCGGGTGACGGGAATCGAACCCGCGTAGCTAGTTTGGAAGACTAG
- a CDS encoding winged helix-turn-helix transcriptional regulator, with product MTRTTPELACPIAPVVDIVFSRWTTPILWTLNEFGRLRFVELERRIATITPKVLTQRLRQLERDGLVVRTYHAEVPPRVEYEISELGRSLGPLFASLAEWSPNLGEVEKARAAYDSRSSAK from the coding sequence GTGACCAGGACCACACCCGAGCTGGCCTGCCCGATCGCGCCGGTCGTGGACATCGTGTTCAGCCGGTGGACCACCCCGATCCTGTGGACGCTCAACGAGTTCGGCCGGCTGCGGTTCGTCGAGCTCGAGCGCCGCATCGCCACGATCACGCCGAAGGTGCTCACCCAGCGGCTGCGGCAACTCGAACGCGACGGCCTGGTCGTGCGCACCTACCACGCCGAGGTGCCGCCGCGGGTGGAGTACGAGATCAGCGAGCTGGGCCGCAGCCTGGGCCCGTTGTTCGCCAGCCTCGCCGAGTGGTCGCCCAATCTCGGCGAGGTGGAGAAGGCCCGCGCGGCCTACGACTCCCGCAGCTCAGCCAAGTAA
- a CDS encoding NAD(P)H-binding protein gives MIVIVGATGNVGAPLVRTLAAAGEKVTAVSRRIGEAPPGVVVRQGDLGSPSTLPLEDASAVFLMVPPGFRGLLEPVLARAGAARVVLLSSQGVGTGRHPSVFEETVRASSPEWTVLRPGGFASNAFQWAESVRSTRTVVAPFGDVALPVVDPEDIAAVAAEALVSPSHNGKTYVLTGPAPVSPRDQAAAIGEVLGEPVRFVPQTRGEALAAMLGFMPAEIAESTLDILGAPTPAEQEVSPDVERILGRPPRSFAEWAARSAGAFK, from the coding sequence ATGATCGTGATCGTGGGAGCAACGGGAAATGTCGGCGCACCGCTGGTGCGCACACTCGCGGCGGCGGGCGAGAAGGTGACGGCGGTGTCCCGCCGCATCGGGGAAGCGCCGCCGGGAGTGGTTGTCCGCCAAGGAGATCTGGGTTCGCCGTCGACACTGCCGCTCGAGGACGCGTCGGCGGTGTTCCTGATGGTGCCGCCGGGCTTCCGGGGGTTGCTGGAGCCGGTGCTGGCGCGGGCCGGAGCCGCACGCGTGGTGCTGCTGTCCTCTCAAGGTGTCGGAACCGGACGGCACCCGTCGGTGTTCGAGGAAACCGTGCGCGCTTCGAGTCCGGAGTGGACGGTGCTGCGCCCGGGCGGGTTCGCGTCGAATGCGTTCCAGTGGGCGGAAAGCGTGCGTTCCACCCGTACGGTCGTCGCCCCCTTCGGCGACGTCGCGCTGCCGGTGGTCGACCCGGAGGACATCGCGGCCGTCGCGGCGGAGGCGCTGGTTTCGCCTTCGCACAACGGGAAGACGTATGTGCTGACCGGTCCCGCTCCGGTGTCCCCTCGCGATCAGGCGGCGGCCATCGGTGAGGTGCTGGGGGAGCCGGTGCGGTTCGTTCCCCAGACGCGAGGCGAGGCGCTCGCGGCGATGCTGGGTTTCATGCCGGCGGAGATCGCGGAGTCCACACTGGACATCTTGGGCGCGCCGACGCCCGCGGAGCAGGAGGTGAGCCCGGACGTCGAGCGGATCCTGGGCCGCCCGCCGCGTTCGTTCGCGGAGTGGGCTGCGCGGTCCGCGGGGGCGTTCAAGTGA
- a CDS encoding carbohydrate-binding protein — protein MSSLRRIASAAAALAITASGLVLGSAPAQALENGLLRTPPMGFNNWNSTQCRAEFSETMIKGIADIFVSKGLKDAGYTYVNIDDCWALPARNSAGDLVPDPARFPHGIKALADYVHAKGLKFGIYTSAGTKTCNTAGFPGALGHEQQDANLFASWGVDYLKYDNCNNQGVDAQQRYKAMRDALAKSGRPIAYSICEWGQNKPWTWAAPVGNLWRTTGDISDKWSSMIGKAQTNRGLAQYAGPGHWNDPDMLEVGNGGMTAVEYRTHFSLWAMMAAPLLIGSDLRKASDDSFAILENTDVIALDQDPLGKQATVLSANGGLVVYGKVLANGDRAVALSNETAATATISTTASATGIGSAASYTLKDLWSKAVRSTTGTISASVPSHATVLYRVSSRGGTRYEAESATLSAGGTVDANHAGFSGTGFANGANAVGSYVEWQVNGPASTLTFGYANGTAAARPVDIAVDGTVVATGVPFPPTGAWTTWSTVTRPLSLAAGAHTVRLTATTADGPANLDYLDVSP, from the coding sequence ATGTCCTCACTCCGGCGCATCGCGAGCGCGGCCGCCGCGCTCGCGATCACGGCCAGCGGTCTCGTCCTGGGTTCGGCCCCGGCGCAGGCCCTCGAAAACGGGCTGCTGCGAACGCCGCCGATGGGCTTCAACAACTGGAACTCGACGCAGTGCCGCGCCGAATTCTCCGAGACGATGATCAAGGGCATCGCGGACATCTTCGTCAGCAAGGGCCTCAAGGACGCCGGCTACACCTACGTCAACATCGACGACTGCTGGGCGCTGCCCGCGCGCAACTCCGCGGGCGACCTCGTGCCCGACCCCGCGCGCTTTCCCCACGGCATCAAGGCGCTCGCCGACTACGTGCACGCCAAGGGGCTGAAGTTCGGCATCTACACCAGCGCCGGGACGAAGACGTGCAACACCGCGGGTTTTCCCGGCGCGCTCGGCCACGAACAGCAGGACGCGAACCTCTTCGCTTCCTGGGGCGTGGACTACCTGAAGTACGACAACTGCAACAACCAGGGCGTCGACGCGCAGCAGCGGTACAAGGCGATGCGGGACGCGCTCGCGAAGTCCGGTCGCCCGATCGCGTATTCGATCTGCGAGTGGGGCCAGAACAAGCCGTGGACGTGGGCGGCGCCCGTCGGGAACCTGTGGCGCACCACCGGCGACATCTCCGACAAGTGGTCGAGCATGATCGGCAAGGCCCAGACCAATCGCGGGCTCGCGCAGTACGCCGGCCCCGGCCACTGGAACGACCCGGACATGCTGGAGGTCGGCAACGGCGGGATGACCGCGGTGGAGTACCGCACGCACTTCAGCCTGTGGGCGATGATGGCGGCGCCGCTGCTCATCGGCAGCGACCTGCGCAAGGCGTCCGACGACAGCTTCGCGATCCTCGAGAACACCGACGTGATCGCGCTCGACCAGGACCCGCTGGGCAAGCAGGCGACCGTGCTGAGTGCGAACGGCGGACTCGTCGTCTACGGCAAGGTGCTCGCCAACGGCGACCGCGCGGTGGCGCTGTCCAACGAAACGGCCGCGACGGCGACGATCAGCACGACCGCGTCCGCGACCGGCATCGGCAGCGCGGCTTCGTACACGCTGAAAGACTTGTGGAGCAAAGCCGTCCGGAGCACCACGGGCACGATCAGCGCGTCGGTGCCGTCCCATGCGACGGTGCTGTACCGCGTGTCTTCCCGGGGCGGCACCCGCTACGAAGCGGAGTCCGCGACCCTCTCGGCGGGCGGCACGGTGGACGCGAACCACGCGGGCTTCTCGGGGACCGGCTTCGCGAACGGCGCCAACGCCGTCGGCAGTTACGTCGAGTGGCAGGTCAACGGCCCGGCGTCCACGCTGACGTTCGGCTACGCGAACGGCACGGCGGCGGCGCGCCCGGTGGACATCGCGGTCGACGGCACGGTGGTGGCCACCGGCGTCCCGTTCCCGCCGACCGGCGCCTGGACGACGTGGAGCACGGTGACCCGCCCGTTGTCGCTGGCCGCGGGCGCGCACACCGTGCGGCTCACCGCGACGACCGCGGACGGCCCGGCGAACCTGGACTACCTGGACGTTTCGCCGTAA